In one Mesoaciditoga lauensis cd-1655R = DSM 25116 genomic region, the following are encoded:
- a CDS encoding IS256 family transposase — MKRKDSENSRNVFLDKKILREMIKSGEIKGVSDVEELLKGMFADILQELLEAEMEDSLGYSKYDYNHKMTDNARNGYSSKRIRTTMGDMDISIPRDRKSEFEPRVVPKYSKEVSSQIEGQILSMYAKGMSLADIHEHMKEIYGMNLSPETISRFTDRILPLVESWRNRPLEDVYAIMYMDGIR, encoded by the coding sequence ATGAAAAGAAAAGATTCCGAGAATTCCAGAAACGTTTTTCTTGACAAAAAGATACTTAGAGAAATGATCAAATCAGGAGAAATAAAAGGTGTAAGCGACGTAGAAGAATTGCTCAAAGGAATGTTTGCAGACATACTTCAAGAACTCCTTGAAGCTGAGATGGAAGATTCTCTTGGATATTCAAAGTACGATTACAATCACAAAATGACCGACAACGCTCGAAATGGTTATTCTTCCAAGAGGATAAGGACGACCATGGGAGATATGGATATATCCATTCCCAGAGACAGGAAATCAGAATTTGAACCAAGGGTAGTTCCCAAATATTCGAAAGAGGTATCTTCTCAAATAGAAGGCCAGATTCTATCCATGTATGCCAAAGGGATGAGTTTAGCTGACATACATGAGCATATGAAAGAGATATACGGGATGAATCTATCACCTGAAACGATAAGCCGTTTTACAGATAGGATATTGCCTCTTGTTGAATCATGGAGAAACAGGCCTTTAGAAGATGTGTATGCCATCATGTACATGGATGGAATAAGGTT
- a CDS encoding dihydrodipicolinate synthase family protein, producing MSKEVIVPIITPLNSENKVNKSDISTLVRYLSNSRITGIFVGGSTGEFVALSTKNQIKVLEAFVENIPERLKLYLGISSTSFQKVLELVTSIPFSLKQRIDAYVCSAPFYFRYSYNDLREFFLTIANSVDKPLILYNIPQFTNETYIPLSLLKELSNHQNIIGIKESSKNFLYYQDIVFSKNNKFLVYQGAEEYMYASMTIGSNGLVPGIGNVVPEACCFLANSYENPQSIEIQKRIIELMDIYKDLSWVSSIKIALHVLGIIDSYFSVISSKPSIESIKRIEKILESHNDLFKLRI from the coding sequence ATGTCCAAAGAAGTTATTGTGCCAATAATAACACCTCTTAATTCAGAAAACAAAGTAAACAAAAGTGATATTTCAACCCTTGTAAGGTATTTATCTAATTCTCGAATTACTGGCATATTTGTAGGTGGAAGTACAGGTGAATTTGTGGCACTAAGTACAAAAAATCAAATAAAAGTTTTGGAAGCATTTGTTGAAAATATACCTGAAAGGTTGAAACTTTATTTAGGAATAAGCAGCACCAGTTTTCAAAAAGTGTTGGAATTAGTAACGAGCATTCCATTTTCTCTAAAGCAAAGAATAGATGCTTATGTTTGTTCTGCCCCATTTTATTTTAGATACAGCTATAATGATCTTAGAGAGTTTTTCTTAACAATTGCAAATTCCGTTGATAAACCATTGATATTATATAACATACCTCAGTTCACAAATGAAACATATATACCCTTAAGTTTGCTAAAAGAACTGTCGAACCATCAAAATATAATTGGGATAAAAGAGAGCAGCAAGAATTTTTTGTACTATCAAGATATCGTATTTTCAAAAAATAATAAATTCCTAGTTTATCAAGGGGCTGAAGAGTATATGTATGCAAGTATGACTATCGGTTCTAATGGATTGGTTCCAGGAATAGGAAATGTAGTCCCTGAAGCTTGTTGTTTTCTAGCAAATAGTTATGAGAATCCTCAGTCCATTGAGATACAAAAAAGAATTATAGAATTGATGGATATATATAAAGATCTATCATGGGTATCTTCCATAAAAATTGCTTTACATGTTTTAGGTATTATAGACTCATATTTCTCAGTTATATCTTCAAAACCATCAATAGAATCAATCAAAAGAATAGAGAAAATACTTGAAAGCCATAATGATCTTTTTAAGTTGAGAATTTGA
- a CDS encoding glycoside hydrolase family 88 protein — protein MNNISKRLNIMIKNIRQELTKLSNNDFPFAKNLEDSSWTLTHGKNWTEGFWIGMIWDAYELTGDDYFLKRATKYEKSIKNRCQDASTHDIGFLFSLSALKGIQVLKNKKIDSELYDYFYNDLECAVRTLISSYEREVGLIPAWKYQGKNVFLIDTFMNLEVLLWYSKESKNSKLLSFVKEIGMKIDKIFIKKNGSVIPAFIEIAPGKFKEWRNQGYKPGSSWSRGIGWALCGNENFYRETGDLYFRKVFYEILNYYKNAVGFHDIPKYDIDDPRKKVPKDASAAAIILFSLSSFYELTNDKFMLKEAKKLLKTIFLQAMDEKSRLVHCCYHYPQRYFIDSETIWGDYYLMESLKKLNGIN, from the coding sequence GTGAATAATATAAGTAAGAGATTAAATATTATGATCAAAAATATCCGACAGGAACTTACTAAATTGTCAAATAATGATTTTCCTTTCGCAAAAAATTTGGAGGATTCAAGTTGGACACTTACTCATGGGAAAAATTGGACGGAAGGTTTTTGGATTGGAATGATATGGGATGCTTACGAATTGACTGGGGACGATTATTTTTTGAAGAGAGCAACAAAATATGAAAAAAGCATTAAGAATAGATGCCAGGATGCCTCGACTCATGATATAGGATTTCTTTTTTCACTTTCTGCATTAAAAGGAATTCAAGTTTTAAAAAATAAAAAAATTGATTCTGAGTTGTATGATTATTTTTACAATGATTTGGAATGCGCTGTTCGAACTCTTATTTCTTCATATGAGCGTGAAGTGGGACTAATACCAGCATGGAAATACCAAGGGAAAAACGTGTTCTTAATAGACACTTTCATGAATCTTGAGGTTTTGCTTTGGTATTCAAAAGAATCAAAAAATTCCAAACTTTTGAGCTTTGTTAAAGAGATAGGAATGAAAATTGATAAGATATTTATCAAAAAAAACGGGAGCGTAATACCAGCATTTATTGAGATTGCTCCAGGAAAATTCAAAGAGTGGAGAAATCAAGGATATAAACCAGGCAGTTCGTGGAGCAGAGGAATTGGATGGGCACTTTGCGGGAATGAAAACTTTTATCGTGAAACAGGAGATTTGTACTTTAGAAAAGTTTTTTATGAAATTCTAAATTACTATAAGAATGCTGTTGGCTTTCATGATATTCCTAAATATGATATAGACGATCCTAGAAAAAAAGTTCCCAAAGATGCCTCAGCAGCTGCTATAATTCTTTTTTCATTAAGTAGTTTCTACGAGTTAACAAATGATAAGTTCATGCTAAAGGAGGCTAAAAAATTGCTCAAGACCATTTTTTTGCAGGCAATGGATGAAAAAAGCAGATTAGTACATTGTTGCTACCATTATCCTCAAAGGTACTTTATTGATAGTGAAACAATATGGGGAGATTATTATTTAATGGAATCTTTGAAAAAATTAAATGGTATAAATTGA